Below is a window of Burkholderiales bacterium DNA.
GGCATCACGCAGGCATCCCCGTCATTGATCCGAACAGGCACCTCCTGTTTGTCCACGGCATGGTTAATAAGACAAAAAAATATACCATGGCTGATTTGCGGCGGTTTCCTTCGGTTTCCCGCATGCACTTCATTGAATGTTCAGGAAATGGCCTGACCGAGTGGGCGGTACCAAAGCTCAAGACCGTACAAGGTACACACGGCCTGCTCAGCACTTCCGAGTGGACCGGCGTCCCGTTGTCTACGATACTCAAAGAGGTTGAGGTCAAGGATGGAGCCAAGTGGATATTAGCGGAGGGTTCCGACGCGGCGGTCATGACACGCAGCATCCCGCTCGAAAAGTGTTGGGACGATGCCTTATTAGCCTACGGGCAGAACGGAGAGGCGATCCGTCCCGAGCAAGGCTATCCCCTGCGCTTAATTCTTCCCGGCTGGGAGGGGAATACCAATATCAAGTGGTTACGTCGCCTCGAAGTGAGTGATGTTCCCTATATGACTCGGGAAGAGACCTCAAAATACACGGATTTGCTAGAAAACGGCAAGGCGCGCCAGTTTACGTTTGTGATGGAAGCGAAGTCGGTTATCACGTTCCCGTCCGGGGAAATGAAGCTTCCAGCCCGCGGGTTCTATGAGATCACGGGTCTGGCGTGGAGCGGACGCGGGGTGGTTAAGCGGGTGGATGTATCCACCGACGGCGGTAAAACATGGCAGTTGGCTGCGCTGCAGGAACCCGTTCGTCCGATCTGCACTACACGGTTTCGGTTCCCATGGTGGTGGGATGGTACACCCGCAATTTTGCAGAGCCGTTGCGTTGATGAGACGGGGTACGTGCAACCGACCATTAAACAGCTCGTCGACGTCCGCGGCCTAAACGGTCCGTTTGGGTCGATTTATCATCTAAACGGGATACAAAGCTGGGCGATTGCGAGCGACGGGAGCGTTACAAATGTCCACCACTACTAAAGAACTAGTTTTTGCTTTCCTTGTTCTTGCCTTGACTGCCGGGCACGCTTCAGGTCAGGGTTACCGGGGTCCCTATGGCTTCGGCTCAACGCCAACGCGCGAGGAGCTTGCCGCGTTTTATTCAATACCCGCGAATGGAACGGGATTGCCTCCAGGCAAAGGCAACTACGTCCAAGGTCAAGAAGTCTACACGGGCAAATGCGTAGCCTGCCACGGCGACAAAATGCAAGGTGTTGCGGGGGCCGGCGAGGCGCTAATTGGCGGACGGGGTACCCTCACCAGCGGGAAACCGTTGAAGACCGTTGAAAGTTATTGGCCCTATGCGACCACGGTGTTTGATTACGTGAAGCGAGCGATGCCTTTCAACAGCCCGGGTTCCCTCACCGACGACGAAGTATATGCGGTGACCGCCTACATTCTGGTAGAAGCCAAGATAATTAACAAAGACGCAATAATCAATGCAAAGACGTTACCCAAAGTGGAGATGCCTAACAGAGACGGTTTCGTACCGGATCCGCGGCCTGATGTCCATGATTAGGTGACGCGCAACACGATTCAATCTGAGTAGATGGAATCAAGCCGTTCGAAATTCACAACCGGCGCATGCGGCTATGCAATTCTCGTGGCCCGTAAACCCGCGTTGAAGCGATAGACGGTGCTGCTTGACGATGTGTTCCTGAATTCTTGGCTAACGCAAAAGCAACGAACCGGATCCACCACGCCTAAATAGAGCTGATTCATGAGATGTGCAGCCTGTCGGGGTGCGACATTGCGCAATTCCGAATTTGCGCGAGTATCGATGAGCATGTTTGTGGTCAACGACACCCAAAATGTCGGTACGGGATGCAATCTTATGCTCGAGCTTTTGAATTTTAGCTGAAGCCGACGATGCTGATTGATTTTGCGAACAGCATTGACTGGCAGACTGAATGTTAACGAGACCGGTGAACCAGTAGGAGCCCCCAGGAGATGAAAGCCATTGAGGAGTTAATCTCGATATGCGAACCGGCGTTTGTAGGCGTCCTCGCGCTCCGGACTGCTTGCATTGGAATACGCTGAGTGTTTCACATGACAATCTCACTCGCAATGACCGGGTCACCTCAAGGAATATCGCGATGACCGGTCCGTTTGTGTGGGCTCGGCCATTCAACATGAGACTTGCTCCGCATATTCGGCTTTCGCAGAGAGCAACAACTTTGTTCATTCACTAATGGGGACCGGCATGACCGAACAAGCAGCCGTAAAACGTAACAAGGTAACCATCCCAGATTTGTTCGAGAAGAAGAAGCGTAGCGAACCGATAGTGCAGCTTGCCGTGTACGACTATGAGACCGCGATTATCGCGGACCGCGTCGGCATCGATATCTTGTGCGTGTCCGATACCGGCGGCATGGTATTGTTCGGGCACGAAACCACCACGTCGGTTTCGTTCGAGGAAGTCATGTACATGGCTCAGGCCGTCAAGCGCGGCTCGCAGTACGGCTTGCGCATGGTCGACATGCCTTACATGAGTTTTCATCTGTCCGCGCAGCAGGCCGTTGAAAACGCCGCCAAGTACGTCTCGCAAGGTGGTGCAGAAGTTATGAAGTGCGAAGGCAATCAGCACCATGCCAAGTGTATTGAGGCGATCGTCAAGGCCGGCATTCCGGTGCAGGGCCACATCGGCATCACCCCAATGCGTATTCCGCAGCTCGGTGGTTTTGTCGCCCAAGGCAAGACCGCGGACCGCGCCAAAGAGCTCGTCGACGACGCGTGGGCAATGGTTGATGCCGGTTGTTTCTCGATCCTGACCGAAGTCGTGACTTCGGAGGTTTCGCAATATCTTGCAGAAACACTGCCGGTGCCGGTAATAAGCCTAGGATCCGGCAATTCCTCCGATGGCGTGCACATCATCGGATCCGATTTGTTCCACCTGTACGAAAAACACGTGCCGCGCCATTCCAAGATTTACTGCGACTTGGTGCCGATCATTGAAAAAGGCCTGACCGACTATCGTGACGAGGTACGAAAGCGAATCTACCCGGGCAAGGAGCATACCGTGTACATGAAGGATAACGAGCTCAAGAAATTCAAGGACACGATCGGCTGGAAAAAATGAACTGGCCCCGCGGCGGCGAAGTATGCGGCTTGGTGGCGCTGGCCGAGGGTGCGCAAACCTGTATTGCCGATGCGTCCCGTCTAATGGCCTGTGAAGTCATCGCATAGCGCCAACGTGGGGGCGCTAACGGTGAGTGGCTGCAGCCTGGGTTAGGTCATCATGAAGCAGCCCTCGGTGTTGCTCACTAGCGTTGCCATAGGTTGAAATCGCAAAATTGCGGGCCGGGTGGCGCGCTAATCCATTTTTACACCCCGGGGACGTTTTCCCGACGCGTTCTCGGCAAAGGATTGCCGAAGTGCGAGGACAAGGCTTGAGAAAGTTCGGTGACAGTCCATGATTAGCCGTTTTTCCAAAATTATATCTTGACGAGCTTACTTCTCGCGGCGGTCGCGATCGTAGTGGGGTTTTTCATCGGTGCCGTCGGCGTGGGGGGCGTCCTGCTCATTCCACCGCTCATCTGGCTGGGCGGGCTCAGTATCCACGAGGCTGCAGCCACCGCACTGTTCTCGTTTGTCGTCACGGGGATGCTCGGCACCTGGCTGTTTCAGAAGCGCGGTTCCATTAACTGGGGAATGACCTTACCGGTATGCTCCGGCGCTGTCGTGTTTAGCTACCTCGGTGCGATGGTCAATTCGATGGTCGAGGCCCGTCCGCTTGCGCTAATCATCGCCGTCATCATCATTTTTACCGGTGCCTACATCCTGCGCCCGTCGCGGCGGAAAGACGAGAATCTCCGCGATGGCCGTGGTGCAGCACAGCGGACTTTGCTATTTGGCGTGGGCGCGGTTGCTGGTTTCGGCGCCGGTTTCTCCGGGGCTGGCGGACCGCTTTTCTCAGTCCCTATTATGCTGCTGCTCGGTTTTGTCCCACTGACCACCATCGGCACCAGCCAAGTCCTGCAGATCATCGTCAGCATCTTCGGCACCGTCGGGAACCTGCGGTACGGCTCGGTCGATTTCATGACCGCCGGGTGGATTATACTTTTCGAGCTCGTTGGCGTAGTGATGGGCACGCGTGCGGCGCACGCGGTCAGCGCCGGGGTACTGCGGCGCATGGCAGGTGGCCTGTGCGTTGCATTGGGACTGCTCATGCTGATCCGCTCGCTATAATCGGCTCATGTCGCTTGAACGCTACTTTTCCGAGCGAGGCCTGAAGCTGCTGCGGTTCGCCCCGGGCGCCACAGTGCCGATGCGCTTCGCCGACGCGTGCGCAGAGCATTGCGCCACTCGTTCGGCGGCAGGCCTGTACGATTTTTCCTTCATGGGGTTGTACGAGGTTGTCGGCCCGGACGCGCGGCAATACCTCGAGCGCGTGCAAACGCGCAACTTAGCACGGCTCGCGCAAGGCAAGCTGCAATATACGCTTTTGCTGCGCGAGGACGGCAGCACATTTAACGACGCCACCATCTGGTGTCACGCGCCGGAGCACTACTGGCTGTTCACCGGCCGGCGCAGCGATTACGCCTGGCTTCTGCAGCACCGACACGATGACGCGGCGCAACTTAAGGACCGCTCGGGCGAATACGCGGTGCTAGCTGTGCAGGGACCGCGCAGTGCGGAAATTCTTCAACACGAACTGACTGTACCGTTGCGCGAGCTGCCTTATTTCTCCTTCATGCGGGAGGATGTTGCCGGAGTTCCCGCTTGGGTTGGGCGCCTGGGCTACAGCGGCGAGTTGGGATATGAAATTATCGTGCCGGCGGAGGCCGGCGTCCCCGTCTGGCAGAAGCTGCTAACGACGGGCACCGGAGCAGCGCTGTGCGAGTGCGGTTTCGAGGCGGCCAACAGCCTGCGCGTCGAATCCGGCTATATTTTGTTTAGCGCTGAGCTTACTGTCGCGCCTGACCCTTTCGAGCTCGGACTTTCCCGGTTGGTGAATGGGGGTAATTTTATCGGCGCTGCGGCGCTGCGGCGCAGGCGCCGCCTGGCGCCGCAACGCCGACTTGGGGGCATAATCCCATTGGACGGCTTGCGCGGCGGACGAGTCGGGCTTCCTTCGGCGCAAGTCACAAGCGAAGCCTACGCGCCGACGCTCGCACGCACGCTTGCCTTGGGTGTTATTGAAGTTGACGGCGCAGCACCGGGCAGCCTGATCCGATTGACGGACGGGCGGCTTGCACATAGCGCCCGGCTGCCGTTCTACGATCCCGGGCGGGTACTGCCGCGGCAGCCGCCTGCGGTCTGACCTAGGGCGGAATGCCGGAGAAGGCGGTGCATGGCGGTTCTGCCGGCAAATGGCACATTTAGTTTAACGTGTGGGCGGAAAGTGTTCGAATTTCCAGGCCACGGCGGAAACAGCAATCCCGACTAATAAATATTCGATGCACACTGCGCCGATCAAGCGTATACGCGTCTTTGGGCGACTCGACTACGATTTCCGCCGGAAGACGACCGATCTACTTTGCTCGGGAAAACGACGACGCGCCGTCCATAAGACTTCGTCGTTATTCGGTGCGGTCACAGGATATTTCCGGGCGCGAAGGTTAAACAAAAGATAGGACTCGTCGGACCCACTCTGGAGGGCCCCTTTTACCATCGCACTCTTTATCGTCAGCGGGGCGCCCACACCGTTGCAGAAGTCCTGTGGCCTCAGACTGCCTGAAAACAAAATTCGCCGCAGAGAATTAAGCTTGCAAAATCCATTAGCGTCGAAACCGAGTGTCAGCCGCTAAGTGCGAGCAACGCCGCAGCATAGACAGGCGCCAAACTTAATCCTATTGCATCTAAAGTTGCTGCGGTATCACGCCGCAACCCGCTGCAGGCTGCGGTCGTCTATCGGCATGTTGAGCAATGCGGCCAGCACGCTCAAGCCAATGGTAAGAAACCAGATAATCCGGTATGAGCCTGAAGCATCAAAAATATAGCCCCCAAGCCACACACCAAGGAAGCTACCCAATTGGTGACTCAGGAATACGATGCTGAACAAGGTGGAAAGATATCTCACGCCAAAAATCTGGGCGACCAGCCCGTTGGTGAGGGGCACGGTTCCAAGCCAGGTCAAGCCAATGGTCATTGCAAAAACAGCTACCGACACCGTGGTAACCGGCAACAAAATAAATATTCCGATGCACAGCGCGCGCACCGCATAAATGGCGCAGAGCAGGTACTTTTTTGAAAACCGTCCACCCAAATAACCCGCCGAAAAAGAACCAATGATATTAAACAACCCGATCAACGCCAAAGCGATCACACCGGTCTTCGGCGTCATGCCGACATCAAGCAGGTAAGAGGGTAAATGCACCATAATGAACGCAGTTTGAAATCCACAAACGAAAAATCCAGCATTGAGATAGAGGAAACCGCGGTGGCCCCCGGCCTCGCGTATCGCCTGTGCAAGGGACTGCTCGGATCCGCGCGCGCTTTTCTTTTTCGAGCCGACCATAGCGGCAGAAAGCGGCACCACGATTAACGCGGTAAGAACCAGTAGCAGTAACCCGGTCTGCCAGCCAAAGGAACTGATTAGTAGCTGGCCATACGGGATCATGGCGAACTGCCCGAACGATCCTCCGGCTGAAACGATACCAATTGCCACACTTCGTTTTTCCGGTGGCGCCATTTTGCCGACTACGCCCAATATCACTCCAAACCCGGTTCCAGAAAGACCGAGTCCGATCAGCAGGCCCGCAGAAACGTCAAGCGAGAGGCCTGAAGTCGACAATGCCATCAGCGCGAGACCCGCAACATAAAGCAGGCCCGAAATTAAAACCACACGCCCCGCGCCGAACTTATCGGCGACTGCGCCAAATCCCGGCTGACCCACGCCCCAAATAAGATTTTGCAATGCAATCGCGAACGCAAACGTGGAACGTCCCCATCCCATATCAGCGCTCATCGGCTGCAGAAATAATCCGAAGCTCTGGCGAATTCCCAGCGAGATCGCTAGGATCAATGCCCCGCAAACTACAACGGTGACCAAAGTGCGTGAGCTTGTCATGGATTGATGCATAATATCATTTGCACTCGGGAATTCGCGCGAATTCGGAAGCGCCGCACTATAAGCGCACAACCAGAACCGGGCATTTAGCGAGCCCTACCAAACGCTCAGTCGTGCTTCCCATAAGAGGCTTTTCTAAGCCGGTCCGTCCGTGACTGCCAGCCACGATCAAATCTGCGCCCAATGCCTCGGCAGCGATAATTAATGCCTCGTGTGGCCGACCATCGACCACCGTCCCATCCACCGTCACCCCCTCGCGCCTCAGCATGTCCAATGCCTTTTCGACAGCGTCGCTAGCTTCGGCTCTTTGTTCTTTGCTATTGCTCTCGGCTACTGCGGAAATAACCGTGATTGGTAACCGGTACCACTTCGCGACAGCGCCAGCCACAACGGCCGCG
It encodes the following:
- the soxC gene encoding sulfite dehydrogenase, which translates into the protein MFPNPGKADSRRKFLIKSAALAGASAAAIIPRMTSAAPPGAMEFPVPQDPTKVQGRAIGDDGGYGTRSQFETEVRWRFPTPTKQSSWSMTPLEKSVGVVTPSGLHFERHHAGIPVIDPNRHLLFVHGMVNKTKKYTMADLRRFPSVSRMHFIECSGNGLTEWAVPKLKTVQGTHGLLSTSEWTGVPLSTILKEVEVKDGAKWILAEGSDAAVMTRSIPLEKCWDDALLAYGQNGEAIRPEQGYPLRLILPGWEGNTNIKWLRRLEVSDVPYMTREETSKYTDLLENGKARQFTFVMEAKSVITFPSGEMKLPARGFYEITGLAWSGRGVVKRVDVSTDGGKTWQLAALQEPVRPICTTRFRFPWWWDGTPAILQSRCVDETGYVQPTIKQLVDVRGLNGPFGSIYHLNGIQSWAIASDGSVTNVHHY
- a CDS encoding cytochrome c, with the translated sequence MSTTTKELVFAFLVLALTAGHASGQGYRGPYGFGSTPTREELAAFYSIPANGTGLPPGKGNYVQGQEVYTGKCVACHGDKMQGVAGAGEALIGGRGTLTSGKPLKTVESYWPYATTVFDYVKRAMPFNSPGSLTDDEVYAVTAYILVEAKIINKDAIINAKTLPKVEMPNRDGFVPDPRPDVHD
- the panB gene encoding 3-methyl-2-oxobutanoate hydroxymethyltransferase, producing MTEQAAVKRNKVTIPDLFEKKKRSEPIVQLAVYDYETAIIADRVGIDILCVSDTGGMVLFGHETTTSVSFEEVMYMAQAVKRGSQYGLRMVDMPYMSFHLSAQQAVENAAKYVSQGGAEVMKCEGNQHHAKCIEAIVKAGIPVQGHIGITPMRIPQLGGFVAQGKTADRAKELVDDAWAMVDAGCFSILTEVVTSEVSQYLAETLPVPVISLGSGNSSDGVHIIGSDLFHLYEKHVPRHSKIYCDLVPIIEKGLTDYRDEVRKRIYPGKEHTVYMKDNELKKFKDTIGWKK
- a CDS encoding sulfite exporter TauE/SafE family protein, which gives rise to MTSLLLAAVAIVVGFFIGAVGVGGVLLIPPLIWLGGLSIHEAAATALFSFVVTGMLGTWLFQKRGSINWGMTLPVCSGAVVFSYLGAMVNSMVEARPLALIIAVIIIFTGAYILRPSRRKDENLRDGRGAAQRTLLFGVGAVAGFGAGFSGAGGPLFSVPIMLLLGFVPLTTIGTSQVLQIIVSIFGTVGNLRYGSVDFMTAGWIILFELVGVVMGTRAAHAVSAGVLRRMAGGLCVALGLLMLIRSL
- a CDS encoding aminomethyltransferase family protein, with the protein product MSLERYFSERGLKLLRFAPGATVPMRFADACAEHCATRSAAGLYDFSFMGLYEVVGPDARQYLERVQTRNLARLAQGKLQYTLLLREDGSTFNDATIWCHAPEHYWLFTGRRSDYAWLLQHRHDDAAQLKDRSGEYAVLAVQGPRSAEILQHELTVPLRELPYFSFMREDVAGVPAWVGRLGYSGELGYEIIVPAEAGVPVWQKLLTTGTGAALCECGFEAANSLRVESGYILFSAELTVAPDPFELGLSRLVNGGNFIGAAALRRRRRLAPQRRLGGIIPLDGLRGGRVGLPSAQVTSEAYAPTLARTLALGVIEVDGAAPGSLIRLTDGRLAHSARLPFYDPGRVLPRQPPAV
- a CDS encoding MFS transporter, whose protein sequence is MTSSRTLVTVVVCGALILAISLGIRQSFGLFLQPMSADMGWGRSTFAFAIALQNLIWGVGQPGFGAVADKFGAGRVVLISGLLYVAGLALMALSTSGLSLDVSAGLLIGLGLSGTGFGVILGVVGKMAPPEKRSVAIGIVSAGGSFGQFAMIPYGQLLISSFGWQTGLLLLVLTALIVVPLSAAMVGSKKKSARGSEQSLAQAIREAGGHRGFLYLNAGFFVCGFQTAFIMVHLPSYLLDVGMTPKTGVIALALIGLFNIIGSFSAGYLGGRFSKKYLLCAIYAVRALCIGIFILLPVTTVSVAVFAMTIGLTWLGTVPLTNGLVAQIFGVRYLSTLFSIVFLSHQLGSFLGVWLGGYIFDASGSYRIIWFLTIGLSVLAALLNMPIDDRSLQRVAA